The genomic stretch TGGCCTTGGTGTCCGCCGGGTTTTCGGGGGTGCCCCCATTGTGAGTGCGGGGGAAACTCCGGTGTTTATGGGCAAACCAGGTTCCTTTGTGCAGCATCAATTCGCCCTTAGCTTGCCAGGTCTTGAAAACCATTTCATGAGAATCTTGGGTTAAGGGGCCATACCCCTCGGTCTGTAACTCGCCGATCACGTCCTTCCACCATTTTCGGGGCATGACCCAGCAGGATCCCTGCATCGCCATAGTCTTGTCGATCAGTTTATGGTGCCGCCGTCGCCCCCGTTCCATCCAACGCTGCCCGGCAAATTTAACGCCCCCCTGAACCACCAGTTTTTCATAATCGACCGGAGGCTCAGATTCCATCACTTTCCATTGTACCGGGTCCAGGAAGTACCGCCGGGCCGTCATTATCCAGTTCGGGCGACAGGCATCGGTCATAGCCTTATCGAACCCCTGAGCGAACAGGCAATGCTCATCCGCACGCATCAAGAACTCACCCCGGGCCACGGCAACCCCGGCGTTTATGGCGCCCCTCATGCCCCTGTTTTTGCCTAGGTGGATATACCTCACTCTTGGATCGTCTATCAGTTGAAAAGACGGGTAGTAGCCATCCCAGACGGCGATAATCTCCAACCGGTCCCCAAGCTCAGATGTGGCCAGAAGGCTGCCAATCGTCTTGATTAACAGCGGATCCTTGTAGCTGGGGATGACCACCGACAATTTCATGCCAAATCCCTTAAGGCAGGTCGGCCACAACGACACCGACCGCGCTGAATAACGGTGTCACGATAATGGCCCCAGAAACTGCACCTTGCCGGATAAATTGTAAGCGTTTGACATTATCCCAACCAAACACCGTCATATTGTCCCCTATCTCAAGGGGGTGCCCGGTGCTACCGTCAGTAGCGGGGGCGGTGCCGTCAAAGGTATAAAAAATCGCACCGGTTACACAACTTATATAAACCCCAGTTGCTTGTTTGCCAGAAAAGGTTCCTGATGTTGGCTTTATCAGGGTAAGGGCATTAGCAAACAATGAAATCACCACATTTGCAATGGCAATTTTCTGATGTCCTCCGCCCAGGAAATTACTGGTCAAAAATTGGAACATGATCAATCTCCCTTAAAGGGGGTCCGGGGGCAGGGCCTCCTGCCCCGCGGAGTTAATAACCAATGACAAAAAGCCAATGGTATTTAGAATTTGTCGGAGCGCTATTGTAAGTTAAGGTCGAGTCGGCATGGCTGATACGCGGAATTTCGGTGGTATCATCAATATTCTGCGTCCAGTAGCCTTCAATGCGGCCAAAAGGAACCACAAGGGTGGTCCCCGCCCCGTCGCCCTTGACTCTGGCTTTCCACATCTTTGCATTCCCAAAGTTGATGTGGAGCTTTAGGTCAACATTTACATCGGGAAAATCCGCCATACAGTTACCTCCTAATACCCTATCACAAACAAGTAATGATAGAGGTTAAGGCCCGGCGGGTAGGCGTAAGTGATCGCCCCAGAACTCTCCGTCGCCTTTAGGTTAGTGGTTTCGGTGATATTCGTGATCCAGTAGCCTTCTACTCGACTAAAGGGCACATTTATCTGCCGACCAGCCCCGTCACCCTTGATTCTCACCTGATAACCCCGGATAGTTCCCATAGAATAATGCGTTTCCCGGTCAATATTGGCCTCTGGAATGTCCACCGCAGCCGACGGGCTGACTGATGGACTGAGTGACGGCGAAGTTGACGGAGAAAGTGACGCCGATGGGCTGACCGAAGGTGAAATCGAGGGCGAGACTGATGGACTGAGCGACGCCGAAGGGCTCACGGACGGAGAAACGCTCGGAGATAGGCTTGGTGAAACACTCGGCGAAATGCTCGGACTCGCGCTCGGGCTGATACTGGGCGAGACACTGGGTGAAATACTGGGGCTAATGCTCGGCGAGGCACTCGGACTTATGCTTGGACTCAAGCTCGGCGATATGCTTGGGGAAATAGATGCCGATGGGCTAACTGAAGGCGAAATGCTTGGAGAAAGCGATGCCGAGGGGCTGACTGAGGGTGAAATGCTCGGACTTAAAGACGCCGAAGGGCTCACGGACGGAGAAATGCTCGGGCTTAACGATTCTGAGGGACTCACTGATGGAGAAACGCTGGGAGAAGCACTTGGAGACAAGCTTGGGCTTCTGCTCGGTGAGATGCTCTGCGAAAGCGACGGGCTAAGAGACTCCGACGGAGAGGTTGAAGGTGAAATGCTCGGAGACAAACTTGGAGAAAGCGATTCGCTCGGCGAAACGCTGGGCGAAGCGCTAGGCGAAATGCTCGGCGAACCCGACGGGCTCGCCGAGGGAGAAATTGACGGTGATAAGCTGGGCGATAACGAAGCAGGCATGGTCAGCCTCCTTTACGCCAGAGGCAGGATCCTGGGAATAAAGACCAAGGCCCCTACAAAGGTATCGCTGTCAGCAGAGCAGGTATAGCAGATGGTCTTACATATACCATCTCCACGATAACTTTTGGTGGCGTAAATGCCTGACGTATCAGCCGCATTGCCGCCCACCTTCCCATTCCAGAACAGAGCTCCGATGTAAGTGGTAAGGTAGTTCTGGCTCGCACCATCAATGGCGGTCGCCATGTCAGCTACCCGGTAGGTCCCCGCAGTATCCAGGGGATAGGTGACGATAAATCCATCGGCGTCAAAACCCACTTCAGTGCTCATGCCAATACCGACGCTGATGGTTTCTGTGGCATCAATGGTAGTGATGATGAGCCACATGTCTTCAGGCCGGATAACCATGCCCACGGGAAGTTCAAGTTGTGCGCTGGTTTCCACGTTGTTGTTGAAAATCAGCGGAAGGCGCACAACTTCGCCGTCCATAACGGTGGTACGCTTCATTACTGTGCTCATGCGTTAAACCTCCTTTAGGCGGTCAGCCCGGATTTGTAGCCATGGGCGTCGCGGCGCTTGCAGATCATCTGAAGCACGACTTCGATATACATGGCGTATTTTTCCTGGCCAATCGGCTTCTCCCACGGGGTCTTCTTGAAGTTGTAGTCCTTATGGACCCGGAACCCCATGTAGTTCTTGTTGAGGCCGAACAGGTACCCGGTGGGGCACATGTAGTCCCGCACGATGGGATTGCCCAGGTAGTCGATGTTCTTGAACCCCATGTCGGCCAGGTCGCCGTGCTCCAGACGCAGGTGCGGCAAGGTCTGAGACCGCAGGGAGCTGAACAGGGTCCGAGTGGTTACGAGCAGGTTCGGCTCATCACCGGCATCATCACCCACCATGCAGTTCAGCAGCAGGGTATCCACGATGTTGAAGGTGATGGGCGCCGCAGTCGCGTTGGCATACCCGGCAACCCACTCAGCCAGGTCGGCCACAGCGATATTGCCGTAGGTGGCGCTGGACGAGATCATGCCCAGCAGGCCTACGAGTTTCCGGCCACTGGTCCCGTACCCGGTGGAGTTATACAGGTCGTAAGCCAGGTTGTAGCGGATATGCTTCGCCGACTTGTTGAGTTTCTGGTTCACGATGTCAACTTCCTGGGCCATCCCGGCGTTCTGCACCGAGTCGTCGATGTCGTAGACAACCGGCTCGTAGTAATAGCCCGGGGTCCAGGTGGCCGCGGTCAGGGTGCTGACCTTGTTGGTGTTGAACACGCTGGTCGCGTTAAAGTCGCCGCCCATGGGTTGCCCGTAATCAAGGACCTGGCGAATCTTCGTGCCGCCGTCCCATTTCTTAGCATCCTTGAGCATGGTGCCGATCAGGACGTTACCCTTATAGAGAACATCCTGGGCCCCACTCTCCCACCACTCCTGGGTTGTTGCATTGAGTTCGTCAAGAGCCAAAGCCATGACGTTTACCTCCTGTTAATTTCCTTGGCGCATGGCCTGAATCTTGGCCACTTGCTTCTGGATGAGTTCGTTTTCGGTCCGGGGTTTCCCCTGGGGTGCCCCGGCCGGTGCGGTGCGCCCAGTAGTCACCCGGCGCAATGTGCCCTTCGCCTTCATGCTTCTGACAGTCTCTTCGGCCCCCTTGGCCTTGGCCGCCTTCTCTGCGGCCGGCTTCCCGGCCTTCAGGTCAGCGATTTCCTGGTTCAGCCGAGCGGTCTCCCGGGCATTCTTGACGCCCAGGGTTGCCAGGACTTTGGTTGTGGCCCAGGGATTATCCTTGCGGAAAGCCGCAACCTCGGCCTCGGTAGGTTCGTCGCCCACGAAGTCCTTGAAGCTGGTCTCCGCCTTCAATCCCTGCTCCCGCTGACTCACCCGATAGTCAATGTACCGGCCAACTACGTCGGCAATTATGGGGTCCGTGGCGATGGTTCGCAGAACCACGTCGTGAAGTGCTGGGCCAATAGCCGCCGCCCCGCCTTTCTCGCCCTCAAGCATGGCCTGGAAGTTGTCGCCCACCACGTCCCACTGCACCGGCTCAAAATCACCAGCATCGGGCTCTACCGGTTTGGTCTCGACGGGCTTGGCCTCAGCAGGTTTCTCTTTCAGTGCCTTGTTCTCGGCCTCCAAGGACGCAGCCCGCTCCTCTGCGTCGAGCAGGCTTTGAACAGCCTCGGCCTGCTCAGCCGACAGGCGCACGACCTTGCCGTCAGGGGTTTCGTATTCAAACTCCTCCCCCTCTACTTCTGCCGCAGCGGTTTTTGTTTGGGACTCAGCCGCCAGCCGGTCCTCACGGTCTTGCTCCAGGGCCAGTTCGTCGGGGTCTGACAGCACCCCCTCGGCGGCGGGGTCAAAGGGTTCGTCTTGAATCTCAGCCATGACTTTTTGCTCCTTAATTTTTAGGGTTAAACAAAAAGCGGGCCACGGCAGATAACCTGCCATGGCCCGCTCGGGCTCAATTCAAACTATGGTTGGCCCTCAAAGGGGCGCTATTTTACTTCTTGTAGAACTTCTCTACGCCATCCAGGAACATCTTGCCCGCCACCTTCTTGGGTGGCCTGAGCATCGTGGTGCTTCCTCCTTCCATCTTCCACATCGCCCCGCATCGGTGACACTGTATTTTAAACTCAGCCCCCGGCCTTGGTTCAAGGATGATGCGGCCACAGGCAGGGCACTTGAACTCTTTGTAGGTCGTCACCGTGAACTGGCCGTCCTCTGTCTTGCTTATGGAGGCGTTCTGGGTCAACATTCACCCTTTTTATAAACAGGATTGCCCAAAGGCGGCACTGCAAGCCACCCAAGCACCGTAGTTACAGCTTGTAGCGCTTCGGGGCTGGGGTCCTCATCGTATAGTTTTTTGAGAGCCCGGATTAAATTACAAAATGACTCGGGCGCCTTGAAATCCGGGTCCCACCAATCTTCGGTTGTAGGAGACAGTTGATCGAGTGTTAATGCCATATCATATCTCCGTAATATTCTCACCCTTATGGGGATCTCTCAGGTTATGATCTTTCAAATACTGCCGGTACTCCGTCCGTGTCTCAATAGGCTTACCACCGAACCGGGCCTCCTTGCGGGTTCGGGCGAAGTCCCGGAGCCAGGGCGTGTCCTGGATGGTATCGACCTGAATAGCCGGGGCAACGATAATTTGGCGCATTTGACCCGAGCAGGCGCAGGTTATAACTTCCGGGCGCTCCGCAATTTTGCAGATATGCTCTATCGTGTGGTCGCAATCCCGGCACTGGTACGTGTAGGTCGGCATCAATTCACCTTCGTCCCCGGAGGGGGCACCACGATCCGGCTCGGCTCGGCTTTGGCTATCTTGGCACAAATAA from Desulfobaccales bacterium encodes the following:
- a CDS encoding chitobiase/beta-hexosaminidase C-terminal domain-containing protein — its product is MFQFLTSNFLGGGHQKIAIANVVISLFANALTLIKPTSGTFSGKQATGVYISCVTGAIFYTFDGTAPATDGSTGHPLEIGDNMTVFGWDNVKRLQFIRQGAVSGAIIVTPLFSAVGVVVADLP
- a CDS encoding phage major capsid protein, with the translated sequence MALALDELNATTQEWWESGAQDVLYKGNVLIGTMLKDAKKWDGGTKIRQVLDYGQPMGGDFNATSVFNTNKVSTLTAATWTPGYYYEPVVYDIDDSVQNAGMAQEVDIVNQKLNKSAKHIRYNLAYDLYNSTGYGTSGRKLVGLLGMISSSATYGNIAVADLAEWVAGYANATAAPITFNIVDTLLLNCMVGDDAGDEPNLLVTTRTLFSSLRSQTLPHLRLEHGDLADMGFKNIDYLGNPIVRDYMCPTGYLFGLNKNYMGFRVHKDYNFKKTPWEKPIGQEKYAMYIEVVLQMICKRRDAHGYKSGLTA
- a CDS encoding glycosyltransferase family 2 protein → MKLSVVIPSYKDPLLIKTIGSLLATSELGDRLEIIAVWDGYYPSFQLIDDPRVRYIHLGKNRGMRGAINAGVAVARGEFLMRADEHCLFAQGFDKAMTDACRPNWIMTARRYFLDPVQWKVMESEPPVDYEKLVVQGGVKFAGQRWMERGRRRHHKLIDKTMAMQGSCWVMPRKWWKDVIGELQTEGYGPLTQDSHEMVFKTWQAKGELMLHKGTWFAHKHRSFPRTHNGGTPENPADTKA
- a CDS encoding zinc ribbon domain-containing protein; translation: MPTYTYQCRDCDHTIEHICKIAERPEVITCACSGQMRQIIVAPAIQVDTIQDTPWLRDFARTRKEARFGGKPIETRTEYRQYLKDHNLRDPHKGENITEI